A single Rubrivivax gelatinosus IL144 DNA region contains:
- a CDS encoding type II toxin-antitoxin system RatA family toxin, translating into MKHVKKSVLLWYSPREMYDLVTDVHHYPQFLPWCDRADVLETHEDGVTARLGMHYMGVKHAFTTRNENTPPECVLMKLVDGPFSLLEGTWLFHPLGGAGTEARACKVELDLRYAFAGKTLEAVVSPVFDRVANTLVDCFVKRAESVYGAR; encoded by the coding sequence ATGAAGCACGTGAAGAAGTCGGTCCTGCTGTGGTACTCCCCGAGGGAGATGTACGACCTGGTGACGGACGTCCACCACTACCCGCAGTTCCTGCCCTGGTGCGACCGCGCCGACGTGCTCGAGACGCACGAGGACGGCGTCACCGCACGCCTGGGCATGCACTACATGGGGGTGAAGCACGCGTTCACCACCCGCAACGAGAACACGCCGCCCGAGTGCGTGCTGATGAAGCTCGTCGACGGCCCGTTCTCGCTGCTCGAAGGCACCTGGCTGTTCCACCCGCTGGGCGGCGCCGGCACTGAGGCGCGGGCCTGCAAGGTCGAACTCGACCTGCGTTACGCCTTCGCCGGCAAGACGCTGGAGGCGGTGGTCAGCCCGGTCTTCGACCGCGTCGCCAACACGCTGGTCGACTGCTTCGTCAAACGCGCCGAATCGGTCTACGGCGCGCGCTGA
- the smpB gene encoding SsrA-binding protein SmpB, with protein sequence MANIAENRRARFEYHIDEQYEAGIVLSGWEIKAIRAGQVQLTDGYVLIRDGELFLIGCRINALRSASTHVLPEPDRTKKLLMKKDEIRRLVGKVEQKGFTLVPLNLHYKGGLVKAEIALAKGKAQHDKRDTEKKRDWEREKGRLMRHKVSGPAKD encoded by the coding sequence ATGGCCAACATCGCAGAAAACCGCCGCGCCCGTTTCGAGTACCACATCGACGAGCAGTACGAAGCCGGCATCGTGCTGTCGGGCTGGGAGATCAAGGCCATACGCGCCGGCCAGGTGCAGCTGACCGACGGCTACGTGCTGATCCGCGACGGCGAGCTGTTCCTGATCGGCTGCCGCATCAACGCGCTGCGTTCGGCGTCGACCCACGTGCTGCCCGAGCCCGACCGCACGAAGAAGCTGCTGATGAAGAAGGACGAGATCCGTCGTCTCGTCGGCAAGGTCGAGCAGAAGGGCTTCACGCTGGTGCCGCTGAACCTGCACTACAAGGGCGGGCTGGTGAAAGCCGAGATCGCGCTGGCCAAGGGCAAGGCGCAGCACGACAAGCGCGACACCGAGAAGAAGCGCGACTGGGAGCGCGAGAAGGGCCGGCTGATGCGGCACAAGGTGTCGGGGCCGGCCAAGGACTGA
- a CDS encoding VOC family protein: MAFAYTILYVDDVARSLAFYGAAFGLAQRFLHEGGDYGELDTGGTTLAFSSRRLLREIGHHPQRADADAPCFEIALTFDDVPAAMRRAVEAGARPMQEPRQMPWGQTVAYVADPEGVLIELCTPIAPLAAQA; the protein is encoded by the coding sequence ATGGCTTTCGCCTACACCATCCTCTACGTCGACGACGTCGCCCGCAGCCTGGCCTTCTACGGCGCAGCCTTCGGCCTGGCGCAGCGTTTTCTGCACGAAGGCGGCGACTACGGCGAACTCGACACCGGCGGCACGACGCTGGCCTTCTCGTCGCGCCGCTTGCTGCGCGAGATTGGGCACCACCCGCAGCGCGCCGACGCCGATGCGCCCTGCTTCGAGATCGCGCTCACCTTCGACGACGTGCCGGCGGCGATGCGCCGTGCCGTCGAGGCCGGCGCGCGGCCGATGCAGGAGCCGCGGCAGATGCCCTGGGGCCAGACCGTGGCCTACGTCGCCGACCCGGAAGGCGTGCTGATCGAACTCTGCACGCCCATCGCGCCTCTGGCCGCTCAGGCGTAA
- a CDS encoding AraC family transcriptional regulator, which translates to MDAPAVLACWRSHAVEAVDATVLPDGCRDLILSCPNGARPAWFVSDLPTGAYTVRSEVGDRFVGFRLRPSARIAEAPLLAALRARPERDEAEALALIAEHVRLDARLDEALQALATAGGVLPARRQLGVGERTLERLLHTATGRPPRYWHGLARARRAARALATAEPLADLAAQHGYADQAHLTRELRAWFGQTPAALRRRADLLALLAEPAYA; encoded by the coding sequence ATGGACGCGCCGGCGGTCCTGGCCTGCTGGCGCTCGCACGCCGTCGAGGCCGTCGACGCGACGGTGCTGCCCGACGGCTGCCGCGACCTGATCCTGTCCTGCCCGAACGGGGCGCGGCCGGCCTGGTTCGTCTCGGACCTGCCGACCGGCGCCTACACGGTCCGCAGCGAGGTCGGGGACCGTTTCGTCGGTTTCCGCCTGCGCCCGTCGGCCCGCATCGCCGAAGCGCCGCTGCTTGCCGCGCTGCGCGCGCGCCCGGAGCGCGACGAAGCCGAGGCGCTGGCGCTGATCGCCGAGCATGTGCGGCTCGATGCCCGGCTCGACGAGGCACTGCAGGCGCTGGCCACGGCCGGCGGCGTGCTGCCGGCGCGGCGCCAGCTCGGCGTCGGCGAGCGCACGCTGGAGCGCCTGTTGCACACGGCCACCGGCCGCCCGCCGCGCTACTGGCACGGCCTGGCGCGTGCACGGCGCGCCGCACGCGCGCTCGCCACCGCCGAGCCGCTGGCCGACCTGGCGGCGCAGCACGGCTACGCCGACCAGGCGCACCTGACGCGCGAGCTGCGCGCCTGGTTCGGCCAGACGCCGGCTGCGCTGCGCCGGCGTGCCGACCTGCTGGCGCTGCTGGCCGAACCCGCTTACGCCTGA
- a CDS encoding PLP-dependent transferase has protein sequence MTTKLIHHPYRPPAGFDAPQVGVYKASTVLFPDVAAMRARDWRHRSGYTYGLHGTPTTFTLEERIATLEGGTHCVLVPSGLAAIALVNMALLKAGDELLLPDNVYGPSRELARRELAAWGITHKLYDPMDLASLAAAIGPATKLVWLEAPGSVTMEFPDLPALVAVCRERGVTTALDNTWGAGLAFCGFDLGIDVVMQALTKYPSGGGDVLMGSVVTRDAELADRIHMTHGRLGQGVGANDAEAMLRSLPSLSLRYHAADAAGRELAAWCATRSEFRRVLHPALPGAPGHEHWKSTCRAAAGLFSVVVDPRFSGAQVDRFVDALQLFGIGFSWAGPMSLVVPYDMKQMRAKPAYDGTVVRFSIGLEEVADLKADLEQALAALAG, from the coding sequence ATGACCACCAAGCTGATCCACCACCCGTACCGGCCGCCGGCCGGCTTCGACGCGCCGCAGGTCGGCGTGTACAAGGCCTCGACGGTGCTGTTCCCCGACGTCGCGGCGATGCGTGCGCGCGACTGGCGCCACCGCAGCGGCTACACCTACGGCCTGCACGGCACGCCGACGACCTTCACGCTCGAAGAGCGCATCGCGACGCTGGAAGGCGGCACGCACTGCGTGCTGGTGCCCAGCGGGCTGGCGGCGATCGCGCTGGTGAACATGGCGCTGCTGAAGGCCGGCGACGAGCTGCTGCTGCCCGACAACGTCTACGGCCCGAGCCGCGAACTGGCGCGGCGGGAACTCGCCGCCTGGGGCATCACGCACAAGCTCTACGACCCGATGGACCTGGCCTCGCTGGCCGCGGCCATCGGCCCGGCGACGAAACTCGTCTGGCTGGAAGCGCCGGGCTCGGTGACGATGGAGTTCCCGGACCTGCCCGCATTGGTCGCCGTCTGCCGCGAACGCGGCGTGACGACGGCGCTGGACAACACCTGGGGCGCCGGTCTCGCGTTCTGCGGCTTCGATCTCGGCATCGACGTCGTCATGCAGGCGCTGACCAAGTACCCCTCGGGCGGCGGCGACGTGCTGATGGGCTCGGTCGTCACGCGCGACGCCGAGCTGGCCGACCGCATCCACATGACGCATGGCCGGCTGGGGCAGGGCGTCGGCGCCAACGACGCCGAGGCGATGCTGCGTTCGCTGCCGTCGCTGTCGCTGCGTTATCACGCCGCCGATGCCGCCGGGCGCGAGCTCGCCGCTTGGTGCGCCACACGGTCCGAGTTCAGGCGTGTGCTGCACCCGGCGCTGCCCGGCGCGCCCGGCCACGAGCACTGGAAGAGCACTTGCCGCGCCGCGGCCGGGCTGTTCTCGGTCGTCGTCGATCCGCGTTTCAGCGGCGCCCAGGTCGACCGCTTCGTCGACGCGCTGCAGCTGTTCGGCATCGGCTTCTCGTGGGCCGGGCCGATGAGCCTGGTCGTGCCTTACGACATGAAGCAGATGCGCGCCAAGCCCGCCTACGACGGCACGGTGGTGCGCTTCTCGATCGGGCTGGAAGAAGTGGCCGATCTGAAGGCCGACCTGGAGCAGGCGCTCGCCGCGCTGGCGGGCTGA
- the rimO gene encoding 30S ribosomal protein S12 methylthiotransferase RimO, which produces MQETVPTVAFASLGCPKALTDSELILTQLAAEGYRTSKSFAGADLVIVNTCGFIDDAVKESLDTIGEALAENGRVIVTGCLGARAGDDGGNMVQQVHPKVLAVTGPHATQEVMDAVHRHVPKPHDPFVDLVPEVRAEFRGEAGIKLTPRHYAYLKISEGCNHRCSFCIIPTMRGDLVSRPVGEVLSEARALFENGVKELLVVSQDTGAYGVDAQYRTGFWDGRPVKTRFADLCEQLATLAEAHGAWVRLHYVYPYPHVDDVLPLMAEGRILPYLDVPFQHAHPDVLKRMKRPASGERNLERLARWRELCPELVVRSTFIAGFPGETEAEFQTLLDFVAEAQIDRAGCFAYSPVAGAPANELPGALPHAVREERRARFMEVAEAVSVARLQRRVGQTMQVLVDHAPALGRKGGVGRSYADAPEIDGTVRLLPPQKASRTLKVGEFVRARIVAAEGHDLVAMAL; this is translated from the coding sequence ATGCAAGAAACCGTTCCGACCGTCGCCTTCGCCTCGCTGGGCTGTCCCAAGGCGCTGACCGACTCCGAGCTGATCCTCACCCAGCTCGCCGCCGAGGGCTACCGCACCTCGAAGTCCTTCGCCGGCGCCGACCTCGTCATCGTCAACACCTGCGGCTTCATCGACGACGCCGTCAAGGAGAGCCTGGACACGATCGGCGAGGCGCTGGCCGAGAACGGCCGCGTCATCGTCACCGGCTGCCTGGGCGCACGCGCCGGCGACGACGGCGGCAACATGGTGCAGCAGGTGCACCCCAAGGTGCTGGCCGTCACCGGCCCGCACGCGACGCAGGAGGTGATGGACGCGGTGCACCGCCACGTGCCCAAGCCGCACGACCCCTTCGTCGACCTCGTGCCCGAGGTGCGCGCCGAGTTCCGTGGCGAGGCCGGCATCAAGCTGACGCCGCGCCACTACGCGTATCTCAAGATCAGCGAAGGCTGCAACCACCGCTGCAGCTTCTGCATCATCCCGACGATGCGAGGTGACCTGGTCTCGCGTCCGGTCGGCGAGGTTCTGAGCGAAGCCCGTGCGCTGTTCGAGAACGGCGTCAAGGAGCTGCTGGTCGTCAGCCAGGACACCGGCGCCTACGGCGTCGACGCCCAGTACCGCACCGGCTTCTGGGACGGCCGCCCGGTGAAGACGCGTTTCGCCGACCTCTGCGAGCAGCTGGCCACGCTGGCCGAGGCGCACGGCGCCTGGGTGCGGCTGCACTACGTCTACCCGTACCCGCACGTCGACGACGTGCTGCCGCTGATGGCCGAAGGCCGCATCCTGCCGTACCTGGACGTGCCGTTCCAGCACGCTCATCCGGACGTGCTCAAGCGCATGAAGCGCCCGGCCAGTGGTGAACGCAACCTCGAACGCCTGGCGCGCTGGCGCGAGCTGTGCCCCGAGCTCGTCGTGCGCTCGACCTTCATCGCCGGTTTCCCCGGCGAGACCGAGGCCGAGTTCCAGACCCTGCTGGACTTCGTCGCCGAGGCGCAGATCGACCGCGCCGGCTGCTTCGCCTATTCGCCGGTGGCCGGTGCGCCGGCCAACGAGCTGCCGGGCGCCTTGCCCCACGCGGTGCGCGAGGAACGCCGCGCGCGCTTCATGGAAGTCGCCGAGGCGGTGTCGGTCGCCAGGCTGCAGCGCCGCGTCGGCCAGACGATGCAGGTGCTGGTCGACCACGCGCCGGCGCTGGGCCGCAAGGGCGGCGTCGGGCGGAGCTATGCCGACGCGCCCGAGATCGACGGCACCGTGCGCCTGCTGCCGCCGCAGAAGGCCTCGCGCACGCTGAAGGTCGGCGAGTTCGTCCGCGCGCGCATCGTCGCCGCCGAGGGCCACGACCTCGTCGCCATGGCGCTCTGA
- the phaR gene encoding polyhydroxyalkanoate synthesis repressor PhaR produces the protein MPTSRRAPAADANAQPGPRTLKKYPNRRLYDTRSSSYITLADVKRMVMGGEQFEVRDAKTGDDLTRSILLQIILEEESGGVPMFSTEMLAQIIRFYGSAMQGPMGAMLEQNLKAFVELQQQFVGGKPPVFPNLMTSYLDQSRAVFEAMQDQMAVFGRFPPGKR, from the coding sequence ATGCCCACGTCCCGCCGTGCTCCGGCCGCCGACGCCAACGCCCAGCCCGGACCGAGGACGCTGAAGAAGTACCCGAATCGGCGCCTCTACGACACGCGCAGCAGCAGCTACATCACGCTGGCCGACGTCAAGCGCATGGTGATGGGCGGCGAGCAGTTCGAGGTGCGCGACGCCAAGACCGGCGACGACCTGACACGCAGCATCCTGCTGCAGATCATCCTCGAGGAAGAGTCGGGCGGCGTGCCGATGTTCAGCACCGAGATGCTGGCGCAGATCATCCGCTTCTACGGCAGCGCGATGCAGGGGCCGATGGGCGCGATGCTCGAGCAGAACCTGAAGGCCTTCGTCGAGCTGCAGCAGCAGTTCGTCGGTGGCAAGCCGCCGGTGTTCCCGAACCTGATGACCAGCTACCTCGACCAGTCGCGCGCCGTTTTCGAGGCGATGCAGGACCAGATGGCGGTGTTCGGGCGCTTCCCGCCGGGAAAGCGATAA